The Lasioglossum baleicum chromosome 5, iyLasBale1, whole genome shotgun sequence genome segment TAAAAAACCCCGACTTTTCCGTCTGAAGCACTGATTGGctacattagtgtgataccgtgctgccctctcaaaaacaggctgaatcccagcccggccggcaggccctgggctcgagccccctgcAGGTGATATTCccgccattttgtgcacaggtgcccGGCTGAATCGGCCTGTCTGGGTCCATCTGGGTCTCGACGCAGCTCCAAGCGTTGTCCCAGACAACCAAGCGTGCCGAAACCACATCTCGAGCACAGCGTGTCCACACCACCAAACGGTCACGTACAGCGGTCGACCCTGGTCGACCCTATTCGCAGCTGTCCAGGCCACACGATGACTAGATTGTGGCCacgccacaaatgcgcgtgagggctcgtagtgttccctggacacgatcttggcacatgatgtcgttgccacaatccgggccGATCGTGTCtggtttaacgatcgggccgttgtaagagggcagcacagccgcactaactcttcctttttgcataaaaaagtaacattcaatttagtttctatctcttgcaatcgatgcagacaatttttattttgcataaagatccgcagtctaggaaaactactacaaatactacaataaataaaatctatcatttaattttcccgccttgaatgtgtacaaaataagtaaaaaggaagagttagtgcggctgtgctgccctcttacaacggcccgatcgttaaaccaGACACGATCGGCCCGGATTGTGGcgacgacatcatgtgccaagatcgtgtccagggaacactacgagccctcacgcgcatttgtggcctggacagaatcaaggattttggctgtctggGGTGTTTGCCCGTAACCTGTAGGTCAGGGGCCAGGGGCTCTGCTGGGGCTGGGTCCGGTGGTAGGCTCTGTCAGACTGTGCTGTCTGGGTATGTGTGGCGTATGGTCTCAGTCttagaattatatattatatggtCGGTCTCTAAGGGCCGTACGGCAAACAGCAACGCCATCACCCATCACACGTTTCCTGTAGTTTGTGTAATAATAATGGTGGAGTGGAGGCAAGTGGAGGAGTGTGGAGGTGGACGGATCAATTCAGTAATTTGTTGTTGTTAGTTGCAGAATATACCATAAGCTATAAGCTATAAATATTTACACGAGTATTTTAATTCTTGTAAATTGATCGAAAAGTTACCAAAATGATGATGGATTATTTTGTCACGAATAATTCGTTAGCACCCGCACCTATGGGAATTCAGAGTACTGCTGGTGCTGTACCCGTAAAAAATGACAAAGGTTAGAAGTTGAAATGTCAGAATAAAAATCTTCATCtaatttcattatatttataAGAATGTACTAGAAAAATCAGTTCTAACAGTATAGAAGATCATTCTGCATTTGAAACTTTTGTATAAATTTGTTTGATTATAGGAGAGCTATCTATGAAAAAAGTGAAGGTACATCGCTATGTCTCTGGAAAACGTCCAGATTATGCGCCTGCTGCTAGTTCCGAAGAGGAGTCCGAAGACGAGGATTTTTTAGAAAGACGAGCACACAAACATTAtgaggaaaatgaaatttcTGTGGACGCTCCTGCACAGTCGCAAGTTAGAATACGCGACGAGGATGACCCTCGCATAAGAAGATTAACACGTTTAGAAAGACAAAAAGAATTGAACACAGAAATTCGTACGGAAAGACACAGGCACATTTACGAACCAGAATTGATTGAAGTCGAACCGGAAAGAACTCGTGAAAGAATCAAACTAGAGAGTTCTGATTCGTCGGAAGACGAGGAATTATCAGATTCTGAAATTGAAAGGAGACGCGAAGCGTTGAAACAGCGAGTTCTATCTAAGAAAGATAATGAAGAAGAACTAATTCATGGAGAGGAAGATGAAAGATCTGGTGACAGTTCAGACGACAGTTCAGAATACGAAGAATATACAGATTCCGAAGAAGAAACTGGACCAAGATTGAAACCAGTTTTTGTACGTAAAAAGGATAGAATTACAGTAatggagaaagaaaaagaagcaaTGAAACAAAAACAAGCAGAGGTCGAGGCCAAAAAGATGGCAGAAGAACGAAAACGGCAGACCTTAAGAGTAAATTGAATTATCAAAATAAAAGGACCCTTACCTATATACAAAGATGACTTTTCTACTAATACTTTATTTACTTTGTAGATGGTAGAGGAAGCAATAAGGAAAGAAACACAAGTTGGTAAAAACAATAACGACCAAGAGGGTAGAATCGAAGATGTTTGTACAGATGATGAGAACGACGAAGTAGAATACGAAGCTTGGAAACTGAGAGAGCTAAAAAGAATCAAACGCGATCGGGAAGAAAGAGAACTGTATGTATTATTTGATGCGTTAAGTGTTGTTGCTTTTGAATCATCGTATGTGATATTCCAGTTTGCACTAACAAAtactttgtttttatttttaggcTCGAGAAGGAACGTCTCGAGATTGAACGTATACGGAATATGACCGAAGAAGAACGAAGACAAGAGGCTCGGCTAAATCCAAAAGTTATTACCAATAAAGCCGCTAAAGGAAAATACAAGTTTTTGCAGAAATATTATCATCGTGGAGCCTTCTATTTAGACAAAGAGGACAATATATTTAAACGAGATTTCTCGGGTGCAACGTTGGAAGATCACTTTGACAAAACAATTTTGCCAAAAGTAATGCAAGTGAAGAACTTCGGTCGCAGTGGTAGAACCAAGTATACTCACTTGGTTGATCAAGATACTACTCAGTTTGATTCGCCGTGGATCTCGGAAACAGCACAAAATCTCAAATTTCATAATAATCAAGCAGCGGGAATGAAGCAAATATTTGATCGACCATCGTTAAAGAAacggaaaaatgaaaattaaatgtaCTGTACAGTCTATACTGTAGTATTGTAGATATATTTAATTAACAACATAATTATACAATTAATATGTCATACATGCTCATTTTTGCTCAATCTTAActtttacgtaacaaatattttaaagctAGCTTCGCGACCGCACATTTGGCTTGTTTTTTGTTTTTACCAAATCCATGAAGAACCTTTACTTTTCCAGCAATAATTACTTGTAATGGCACCATAACGGAGTCCGTTGCTTCGATATGAACAGCATTTCTAAAAGAACGGAAAAGATTCCAATATGTgcaatatgtacatatgtaagtATATaggttttatatatatatattatattaatttgaaaaattctatAATCTTGATTACTATACTATATCAACTAATACATATCTATACAATATGTATTGGTTGTTGTATGTGTCAAGTTTTGATTATCTTTCATGTGAAGTGGaaagatatgtataatataatatttcgaGAGATAAATATCTTATTGTTAATGATAAAAAATAACCGGGATACATACAAAAATTGCGGTCGTGCACCTTGAGTTTCATATAATACACGAATCGGTTgttttggaatatttttacTAAATTCATCTAAAACAAAAACATTAATAGTTAGAATGGATAATATATGACTATATAAATGATGAGTTTTTCTATTTCTATACAGATCAAAGCTTACCAATTTCCTTGTGCATGAGAGAATAAAGTATTTCCCAAACTTTCTTAAGATTTTTTCCACTATCTAAATATATTGCACCTATCGTAGACTCAAATATATCTCCTAAAGCTTTAGGGACATCTACATATTCAACCATTTTGCATTCATCTTCTTCCAATAAAATCCATAAAAGCTATACAAATCAATTCGGaaaatattagtaattgattagaattTGTACTAAAGTAATAGTACAGTACAGTACCTCGTCGTTTACAATATGATTTCTTTCTTCTTGAAATTTAACGAAACGAATTATAGCATCATTCAATTGCGGCACATAAGTTAGTAACGCGGTATGCAAACCATATCGTATGGCCAGACATGCAAATGTAATATTGTTGACAAGGGCAGACCTTAAATCGGTTAAAGCACCGGGATTAAAATTTCCACAATATTCGTAAATGTAACATGTAATTAGAAAGTCTGAAACACGAAGAGGTTCattgataaataattatttttgcatagAAACTGATACACATTATTATAGGTTTTGAAAATTATCTCTCACCGATAACGGCATCACCAAGAAATTCGAGTCTTTCATAACACTCGGTTATAGTATTTGCAGAGTACGAGGGATGTGTAAAAGcctaaaatatttgtttaatgtgaatattttgtattttctatTCACAAtgtaatgtatactattttgtaagtgatattattttactactgtgtatgtacatatatttaaaattataataaagatTATAGGTAAAGGTACCTGTaacagaaattttctattttgaaaTTTGTAACCAAGTCTTTCCTCTATATCATTAGCCCAgggcataaaataatttatgtttTGCTGAGAAATAATATCATTTTCGTGCACGGTAACCAGTAAACTATCAATATTAACTGCTTCCTTTGGTAAGATTTCGAACCATGTTAGTAGGTTGATAGCAGCTTTAATACCCATGCTCTGttcaaatgtataataaatgtactgaatgtataataatacatataggtATTTACTCACATTTATAGAAAATGACACAAAATAAGTACTACATATTATGTTTGTGTTTTTACCGTGAGATAGACACCTATCAATGCTTCCACAGAGTCGGCTATTGTTTTATCGGAAACAGTTTGCATTCCAAGATAATTCTCCATACCAGTTTGTGTTTCAGCCGATTCCCAACTTAATACCTTCGCTTCCATTGTATTTATGGTAGATTCGCTTATACATCCACTAAATTGTTCGTTCTCGGGCACTTGGATTTCATACAAAACGTTTGGTGATACCTTACGCAGATGATTTCATTGCGTTACACTATTATTACGCTACTATCTAAAGCAATGTTTAAATCGTAAATTAACTAAATTAACGAACCTCCGCTTTTAGTAACACTTCTTGAAGCCTCCTGAATACTGCGTAAGCTGGAGCAATGAAATTACTGTGAGGCACAAACTCGTCTACTTTCATACGTCCAGGAATGCATTTTTTCTTTCCACAATAATAAAGATTCCGATTTCCAATTATTTTACCCTTCAGAACCGTTAACTGACCTTCGCTACTGTTTGAGAAGCTAGTATACAGAAACAATGTCGTAACAAATTTCAAACATGCATCTCCTAATGTTTCCAAACGTTCCAAGTCGAATGCATCATGTCCAATTTTACTTGTAAGTGCCTATAATAGAAATCACGATTGTAAGAAATGTAACATAGAGACCACGTggtgtataaattttatatacagCGTATTGTGAAAAAACTTTTAGGATACTCACATACATAATCTGTACAGGATTCGGACCCTCTGAATTTGCTACTGAAAGGATCTTTAAATCACGTGTCGGAACTGACGAATTCttcataaattttgtttttatattcTTCTGCAAAACCCAATTTGTTTTTCATATGAATGTTCTGTGCCATATATTTTCTGTTCAaagattatatacatatatgacaaaAAGACTACCATTGTGTTAGACTCTGTATCACAGTCACCAACCATAAATTGATAATGATGCTCAATATCAATTAAACGAATGTCTTCGATCTTCCTGTTCAAATCTGGCGGTTCTTGATCTTCTGTCCACGGATAGTGGTATACATCTGTATTCAATACTATATGAACATCGATAATATTAAATTCAGTGAAACAGAAATATGTACAGAAAtaggtatatgtatattaaaaaacGAAGACGCGtttaaataatcaaataaaataaaacatatacCATCTACTTCCGGGACATCTAATACAGGCTCTGATTGCAAAGAATTATCGATACTTTCGTCGAAAGGAATTTTTGTTATTGATTCGCTCGGTTCTCCTAATTCTTCCTCGTTTATTATTAACGGAGGCCAATAGTCATCGTTAGATATTAATCCTAAATTAGCTTCAGTAGCAATAAGCTGTCGTAAATCATCCGCAACTAAAAGCTGTGAAATTCTATGCAATACGGAAGGTAACATTGTTGCTTTCAGCCAATATAACGCTGGGAATTTAACTATAGTGCATAATTCTGGAATTAAATGCTCCTTCAAATCATCGTTCGTTTCCATGCGCTTACGATACTTCGATTCACAGTTCATTGCCCTGTTAGTAGTAGTAAAAAAGTAGCGATAGAAACAGAAATTAGTTATAAATCTGTATTTGTTGATATTCTGAACCGAACAAAATACTTGTATCGTTACCTAGGCTTTATGCAATTGATTCGTGTTGATATCATTTTTGCTTCCAGCATCGGTTGGTCTAAATTATTTATCGTCAAACCGTGTTTACGTTGATAATAATGAACGTACGAATAGAAGTTCTCAGTTGGAAAACACGAGTTTGGAGTAAGATCCTCGCAAACTTGTGTAACTACGTATACCTCTGCAGCCCCTCTGTAGGTCGGCACGACTAACGATAGCTCGTGATAATCTTTGGGCTCAAAACGGAAGGGTACCGGTGGTGGTACATGCTGTATCTGCTGATGTTGCCGTATGGTCTCCCAATTTATTTCCCATTTTTCGTTCACTGGACACAAACGTTAATTCAAGTTTATCTCTAAAAGCGAAATAACAATCTTTTTTCATGTTTGTACTATTACAAATTTACCTGGTACAGTTAAAAAACAATTATCACGATTGTAATTATCGAATACCATAAAAGATTTGATTACTTTAACAACTTGACTGAATATCAAACTATGGAAGGCTTTTATGGAATTTATTTCATTCGCAGACAATTTCATGATCGCATGATTCACTTTAACTTCAACTTGTAGTTCACCAAGTCTCATGAAAATTGGAAAAGATGGTATCTATGTAACAGAATATTAGTTATTAACTGCTGGCCTTATTACTACTTGGGGGTTGGCTCCTCGAACCCACAAGTCGTTAAATTAAAACTGTTTTTCTTCtgcgaaaatttttcaaaaatctatttaaattTGACATTTAAAAGGTTTCATTGTTCTATATATGAAAAACCCCGTATAACAAGAAAACAGACTATGTGCCGTGTTAATATTGGATGACTTGCGACTTACACTATTCTCATCttcaaaaaatataataacacaccaatctttttaataaagaaaatctATTCTGAAGGAAATGATGCTGGATGCTTAATTGAAATAGAACAATCAAAGAGAACAGTCGAAAGTAAGAATTGAATCTATAAGTACTTAGTCACAAGTTACGATTATTTTTGTGAAAGTTCTTTATATtcaaaatgtgtaataattatgaaagtatTATTACCAAGCAAAAAATTTTACCAGAGAAAATGCTAAATAAACACTACACAAGAATAGTAAAAAATATCATACCAGAAAAAGGAAGGGGATGCTATAAGCGCAATAAGCGGATAAATATAAAGTCACctcacgtaaaaataaatatcaaaGAATGTAGTTACTATCTTGTTTGCGATGAGTAATACATACAATGAGaaacgaaagtattcgtacaccctttaaacgACCAACCCTttaatcaggtcgtttggtacaattataaaaaaagttgttctgttttaaagagtgtacgaatactttcgtccctcactgtacattgtatatgtatacttcaATGTTATAAAATTCAGGAAAAGGTGTGAATTCGAGATGCCTCCTTTCAGAAATTTAAGCGAAAACTCGAGAGATTCGTgagttttataattaatatgtaaACTTGGAATATTACCGTTGGCATTCGTTTCGAAGAGAGTATTCCAAATCCTGCCTTGTCGCATAGTAAATTGTAAAATACTAGATATCGATTATCGTAATGCGGGGCTGGATACACGGGTTTAGCATGAAGTAAATGAAGATACACTGGCTTCGATGGCAAAGGATATGCACCGTTTAGAGCCGATGGAAACTGTAAAgaatatagaaaattttttacattcttGGTATAATAACTAGACGAAAgtacaaaagaaatattttctttatataGTTATAGTTGCGCTTAAAAAGAAAAAGGTATGTGTGTACAATTAGTTTACATTCCATCTCACCTGTAACTTGTGAGCtcgtttctttttatttgtTCCAATTATACCTGTTTCCGACTTATCCTCTTCCTCCCAATTTGTGAATATATAATCTACGTTCTTTAGAATAGCATTAACTCCGTGTGGCATTAAATTATCGGATAGTTCACCAATTTTATGTAATTCTATACACAATTTCATAGCAGCGGATCTCTTTGCAATATTAATATTAGCAGAAAAGTCTCCATATATTGTATCCTTTAAAGGACTTACAGTTGGTAATCGAACTGAAACCTAAGAATTCAATTATAACAAGGAACCAGCTAGAAGAGAgtaattaaacaaattaattttaatactatatTACACTGATATTTTCAAATACCTGATATACTTTACATTCCTCCCCTGGTTCCACGCTTGTTTCAGTTTTGAACAATTTCCATATAGGAGTTAATTGTGTAAATTTAGAATTGCATAATATGCTACAGTAAATGTTTACTATACTAATCGCTGATTGTGCgtttataatacatttttttccGCTACTGTTTATGCAACGATATGGTTCTATTTCGGATATATATAGCGTATTTTTGAGTTCATTCTCTGATGGTTTCTCACGATATTGAGTTTTACCTAATAATAGCTACATCCAGAATATGAACATGATATAACTTTGAACATAAAATACCAATGAGAAAATAAAATCAAACAAAATTCAACCAGACCTGTTGTAAATATGACTCCgtcattttaaaattttcataacgTTTCAAATAACTATTATCCTTTTCTGGTAACAATAATGTATATTGACTGGCAGAGTACCGTGCTCTACCCTTGCTTTGTATATAAGCCCTAATATCCATTGgcaaattgtatcgaataatcaGTGTGCAAGTTGGAATGTCGATACCTTCATCGACAATATCTGTTGCAATCAAACAGTTTGAGGTACCATTTCTGAACCTAAATGAAATTCCATTAGAACGAAcaaaacgtataaaataacatatgTCTATTCTACCGTTATGGAAACCAAAATATCAGAAtatgatatatattatatacagggtgagtcacctaacgttatcacctcaaatatctttgttgttttaccattcaacgtcgtcctcaagacatttaatgtattttTGAAAACACAGCAAAGATattttgaggtgataacgttaggtgactcaccctgtaggtGACTCACCCAGTGATTctggatgaaatttttttatgttatgggtaaaataaacatttactTGACACTGGAAGTGTTTATCAGCATAAACTTCAATCGAGACAATGAACTACAGTGAGATCCGTTATAACGAGACACGATCAAATGCACGCGTACCCGAAGAAAattcaaagtcgattttcttgaaaacagAGCCTCACAGGAATTTTTATGTGGGGCATCCTttgtattggaaaaaccgaaaaataccggtattttaacGATTTCGGTTTTAATCCATTTTGgtattatgtatttcggtttCAATAAAGCCTCTTGAcataatactggtatgaaaattCTACCGGTATTAAGTCCCTGCTTAAAATACACCCCTTCCTCAATTTACACGGTAAATCATAACACAATTTAGGCGGTAGTTTTTATGCACGATCTCAATTTACGTGGTCAGAAGATATATTTCCCTAGAAGTTTTAAAAGTAACAAGTGTATACTGCAACTTATTCGAAAATTTACTTTTGTTTTTTGAAACGTCATTATTGTTTTGGTCAAGCTATTTCaactaaatatgtatttctaAAACTTATATGTACTAGCTTTTATGTCCAATATTTTCTCTTTTGTACTGACAGACTTTATTTACGAGATTTTCATTCGCATAAAACGAATCCACGTGGAATGGATATTCCGCATAAATTGAGGGAGAGATGTACGTACGTTGCATCGTTGCATGAAATCACTACATACCTGcataaaacttctttattccaTTTAGATATGCACAATACTTCCTTGCTATTCTTGTAAGGATCATTAGAAGTACCAACAACATAATCAGGTTGTAAAAATTTAAAGCTTTCGTCGTGTTCCGACAAATTCTGAAGTagtaaaatttatataataattatagatAAAAAAAATGACAATGTCATTCAAGTTAAGAAGCTAGGAAAACTGGTTATTAATAATTACCTTCAATATATGATATAACACTGTTGCTGTAAAGCGTCGCTTTACGAATATAATGCAACAAAATTTCTGATCGGAAGACTTGTTTTTATTAAAGTCTCGTAATACAGCAAAAAGTTTTTGTACTTGATCGGACGAATAGCTGTAACAGTATAGCACAATTAAgtatgaatttattaaataGATTTGAACAAATTTAAATAGAGTAAACTAACTTTTGTATTTTTGCGACTTCTGAATTATCTTTCATTTCATCTTCTAATAATTTtcggaattttatgcattctgaaataaggtattccaaaaCATATGCTGTATCCTAAACATATAATTTATGGTAAAAACATAAAGTCAAACTCTGAATGTTCTTTATCTCCTATTTTAGTTAAGGTTTTACATACCGCATCGTCAGTATATTTCTTTATAGATTCTAGTTGAATCATATGAAGCAAAACACATTTACTTCCTCCGTATATTCCTACaata includes the following:
- the Dcr-2 gene encoding endoribonuclease Dcr-2 isoform X2: MRLTRSPSRLRILLVIREGEMDNNDTIDFIPRPYQIDLYEVALKQNTIIYLPTGCGKTFIAVMLIKQLSAAIRRPYSEGRKHTVFLVNTVPLVLQQCQYIRRMSGLSCGGYSGDMGVDFWKNEDWDKELEANQVLVMTSQILLDALCHGFIYLNRINLLVLDECHRAVNDHPMRQIMQLFEDCPEEEQPRVLGLTATLLNANVDLRKIELTVRTLEVTLHANVATVDSVAQVKNSYANPDVIFVRFKEYVLSDVGTLICKTIDEMVEVLNCVVLKSSLRNIETSKRFRPKAITEKLANILADIKDQFLHAGIYGGSKCVLLHMIQLESIKKYTDDADTAYVLEYLISECIKFRKLLEDEMKDNSEVAKIQNYSSDQVQKLFAVLRDFNKNKSSDQKFCCIIFVKRRFTATVLYHILKNLSEHDESFKFLQPDYVVGTSNDPYKNSKEVLCISKWNKEVLCRFRNGTSNCLIATDIVDEGIDIPTCTLIIRYNLPMDIRAYIQSKGRARYSASQYTLLLPEKDNSYLKRYENFKMTESYLQQLLLGKTQYREKPSENELKNTLYISEIEPYRCINSSGKKCIINAQSAISIVNIYCSILCNSKFTQLTPIWKLFKTETSVEPGEECKVYQVSVRLPTVSPLKDTIYGDFSANINIAKRSAAMKLCIELHKIGELSDNLMPHGVNAILKNVDYIFTNWEEEDKSETGIIGTNKKKRAHKLQFPSALNGAYPLPSKPVYLHLLHAKPVYPAPHYDNRYLVFYNLLCDKAGFGILSSKRMPTIPSFPIFMRLGELQVEVKVNHAIMKLSANEINSIKAFHSLIFSQVVKVIKSFMVFDNYNRDNCFLTVPVNEKWEINWETIRQHQQIQHVPPPVPFRFEPKDYHELSLVVPTYRGAAEVYVVTQVCEDLTPNSCFPTENFYSYVHYYQRKHGLTINNLDQPMLEAKMISTRINCIKPRAMNCESKYRKRMETNDDLKEHLIPELCTIVKFPALYWLKATMLPSVLHRISQLLVADDLRQLIATEANLGLISNDDYWPPLIINEEELGEPSESITKIPFDESIDNSLQSEPVLDVPEVDDVYHYPWTEDQEPPDLNRKIEDIRLIDIEHHYQFMVGDCDTESNTMKNIKTKFMKNSSVPTRDLKILSVANSEGPNPVQIMYALTSKIGHDAFDLERLETLGDACLKFVTTLFLYTSFSNSSEGQLTVLKGKIIGNRNLYYCGKKKCIPGRMKVDEFVPHSNFIAPAYAVFRRLQEVLLKAEVSPNVLYEIQVPENEQFSGCISESTINTMEAKVLSWESAETQTGMENYLGMQTVSDKTIADSVEALIGVYLTSMGIKAAINLLTWFEILPKEAVNIDSLLVTVHENDIISQQNINYFMPWANDIEERLGYKFQNRKFLLQAFTHPSYSANTITECYERLEFLGDAVIDFLITCYIYEYCGNFNPGALTDLRSALVNNITFACLAIRYGLHTALLTYVPQLNDAIIRFVKFQEERNHIVNDELLWILLEEDECKMVEYVDVPKALGDIFESTIGAIYLDSGKNLKKVWEILYSLMHKEIDEFSKNIPKQPIRVLYETQGARPQFLNAVHIEATDSVMVPLQVIIAGKVKVLHGFGKNKKQAKCAVAKLALKYLLRKS
- the Dcr-2 gene encoding endoribonuclease Dcr-2 isoform X3, with translation MDNNDTIDFIPRPYQIDLYEVALKQNTIIYLPTGCGKTFIAVMLIKQLSAAIRRPYSEGRKHTVFLVNTVPLVLQQCQYIRRMSGLSCGGYSGDMGVDFWKNEDWDKELEANQVLVMTSQILLDALCHGFIYLNRINLLVLDECHRAVNDHPMRQIMQLFEDCPEEEQPRVLGLTATLLNANVDLRKIELTVRTLEVTLHANVATVDSVAQVKNSYANPDVIFVRFKEYVLSDVGTLICKTIDEMVEVLNCVVLKSSLRNIETSKRFRPKAITEKLANILADIKDQFLHAGIYGGSKCVLLHMIQLESIKKYTDDADTAYVLEYLISECIKFRKLLEDEMKDNSEVAKIQNYSSDQVQKLFAVLRDFNKNKSSDQKFCCIIFVKRRFTATVLYHILKNLSEHDESFKFLQPDYVVGTSNDPYKNSKEVLCISKWNKEVLCRFRNGTSNCLIATDIVDEGIDIPTCTLIIRYNLPMDIRAYIQSKGRARYSASQYTLLLPEKDNSYLKRYENFKMTESYLQQLLLGKTQYREKPSENELKNTLYISEIEPYRCINSSGKKCIINAQSAISIVNIYCSILCNSKFTQLTPIWKLFKTETSVEPGEECKVYQVSVRLPTVSPLKDTIYGDFSANINIAKRSAAMKLCIELHKIGELSDNLMPHGVNAILKNVDYIFTNWEEEDKSETGIIGTNKKKRAHKLQFPSALNGAYPLPSKPVYLHLLHAKPVYPAPHYDNRYLVFYNLLCDKAGFGILSSKRMPTIPSFPIFMRLGELQVEVKVNHAIMKLSANEINSIKAFHSLIFSQVVKVIKSFMVFDNYNRDNCFLTVPVNEKWEINWETIRQHQQIQHVPPPVPFRFEPKDYHELSLVVPTYRGAAEVYVVTQVCEDLTPNSCFPTENFYSYVHYYQRKHGLTINNLDQPMLEAKMISTRINCIKPRAMNCESKYRKRMETNDDLKEHLIPELCTIVKFPALYWLKATMLPSVLHRISQLLVADDLRQLIATEANLGLISNDDYWPPLIINEEELGEPSESITKIPFDESIDNSLQSEPVLDVPEVDVLNTDVYHYPWTEDQEPPDLNRKIEDIRLIDIEHHYQFMVGDCDTESNTMKNIKTKFMKNSSVPTRDLKILSVANSEGPNPVQIMYALTSKIGHDAFDLERLETLGDACLKFVTTLFLYTSFSNSSEGQLTVLKGKIIGNRNLYYCGKKKCIPGRMKVDEFVPHSNFIAPAYAVFRRLQEVLLKAEVSPNVLYEIQVPENEQFSGCISESTINTMEAKVLSWESAETQTGMENYLGMQTVSDKTIADSVEALIGVYLTSMGIKAAINLLTWFEILPKEAVNIDSLLVTVHENDIISQQNINYFMPWANDIEERLGYKFQNRKFLLQAFTHPSYSANTITECYERLEFLGDAVIDFLITCYIYEYCGNFNPGALTDLRSALVNNITFACLAIRYGLHTALLTYVPQLNDAIIRFVKFQEERNHIVNDELLWILLEEDECKMVEYVDVPKALGDIFESTIGAIYLDSGKNLKKVWEILYSLMHKEIDEFSKNIPKQPIRVLYETQGARPQFLNAVHIEATDSVMVPLQVIIAGKVKVLHGFGKNKKQAKCAVAKLALKYLLRKS
- the Dcr-2 gene encoding endoribonuclease Dcr-2 isoform X1; amino-acid sequence: MRLTRSPSRLRILLVIREGEMDNNDTIDFIPRPYQIDLYEVALKQNTIIYLPTGCGKTFIAVMLIKQLSAAIRRPYSEGRKHTVFLVNTVPLVLQQCQYIRRMSGLSCGGYSGDMGVDFWKNEDWDKELEANQVLVMTSQILLDALCHGFIYLNRINLLVLDECHRAVNDHPMRQIMQLFEDCPEEEQPRVLGLTATLLNANVDLRKIELTVRTLEVTLHANVATVDSVAQVKNSYANPDVIFVRFKEYVLSDVGTLICKTIDEMVEVLNCVVLKSSLRNIETSKRFRPKAITEKLANILADIKDQFLHAGIYGGSKCVLLHMIQLESIKKYTDDADTAYVLEYLISECIKFRKLLEDEMKDNSEVAKIQNYSSDQVQKLFAVLRDFNKNKSSDQKFCCIIFVKRRFTATVLYHILKNLSEHDESFKFLQPDYVVGTSNDPYKNSKEVLCISKWNKEVLCRFRNGTSNCLIATDIVDEGIDIPTCTLIIRYNLPMDIRAYIQSKGRARYSASQYTLLLPEKDNSYLKRYENFKMTESYLQQLLLGKTQYREKPSENELKNTLYISEIEPYRCINSSGKKCIINAQSAISIVNIYCSILCNSKFTQLTPIWKLFKTETSVEPGEECKVYQVSVRLPTVSPLKDTIYGDFSANINIAKRSAAMKLCIELHKIGELSDNLMPHGVNAILKNVDYIFTNWEEEDKSETGIIGTNKKKRAHKLQFPSALNGAYPLPSKPVYLHLLHAKPVYPAPHYDNRYLVFYNLLCDKAGFGILSSKRMPTIPSFPIFMRLGELQVEVKVNHAIMKLSANEINSIKAFHSLIFSQVVKVIKSFMVFDNYNRDNCFLTVPVNEKWEINWETIRQHQQIQHVPPPVPFRFEPKDYHELSLVVPTYRGAAEVYVVTQVCEDLTPNSCFPTENFYSYVHYYQRKHGLTINNLDQPMLEAKMISTRINCIKPRAMNCESKYRKRMETNDDLKEHLIPELCTIVKFPALYWLKATMLPSVLHRISQLLVADDLRQLIATEANLGLISNDDYWPPLIINEEELGEPSESITKIPFDESIDNSLQSEPVLDVPEVDVLNTDVYHYPWTEDQEPPDLNRKIEDIRLIDIEHHYQFMVGDCDTESNTMKNIKTKFMKNSSVPTRDLKILSVANSEGPNPVQIMYALTSKIGHDAFDLERLETLGDACLKFVTTLFLYTSFSNSSEGQLTVLKGKIIGNRNLYYCGKKKCIPGRMKVDEFVPHSNFIAPAYAVFRRLQEVLLKAEVSPNVLYEIQVPENEQFSGCISESTINTMEAKVLSWESAETQTGMENYLGMQTVSDKTIADSVEALIGVYLTSMGIKAAINLLTWFEILPKEAVNIDSLLVTVHENDIISQQNINYFMPWANDIEERLGYKFQNRKFLLQAFTHPSYSANTITECYERLEFLGDAVIDFLITCYIYEYCGNFNPGALTDLRSALVNNITFACLAIRYGLHTALLTYVPQLNDAIIRFVKFQEERNHIVNDELLWILLEEDECKMVEYVDVPKALGDIFESTIGAIYLDSGKNLKKVWEILYSLMHKEIDEFSKNIPKQPIRVLYETQGARPQFLNAVHIEATDSVMVPLQVIIAGKVKVLHGFGKNKKQAKCAVAKLALKYLLRKS